In the Bacteroidota bacterium genome, GGATGGAAAATTTGTTCGCAAAAATACGCTATGTATAATAACGCGTGTAGCTGGTGGTATATATATGCTATACGCAGCGAATACGTTACAAGTTTTCTTCCGTCAGGAATCACAGGAAATCCCTTGGCACAGGTGTTGTGTCTGTTCCTGCTGCCGGCTAAGTTTCACATTGCTCGAACCGCTCCGGTGATTCGTGGTAAAAGCAGCCAAATTTTAACGCATTTCAATACTTGAGCTTTACACTTTACATAGGACTCCTGCTCGTATACCTGGCAATAAATATTGCAGAGGGTGCTGATGATGCCGTCCTCGCCAAACGCATCAAAGACGGGGACCACCACGCATTCAAACAGTTTTTTGACCGGTACCACAGCAGCCTGCTGAGTTATCTTTCCCGTCGTGGGCTCGCCCCGGAGGCTGCTGAAGATATAGTTCAAAACGCCTATATCTTCATATGGGAACGACGAAATGAAATTGACACATCAAAATCCCTCCGTGCTTTTCTTTTTAGGATTGGATACACGCGCGCGCTAAATCATTTCCGAGATACAGCCAAATTTGATGGGGAAGCCGACCTAACCTTACATGAATCAACAGCCAGCAC is a window encoding:
- a CDS encoding RNA polymerase sigma-70 factor; translation: MSFTLYIGLLLVYLAINIAEGADDAVLAKRIKDGDHHAFKQFFDRYHSSLLSYLSRRGLAPEAAEDIVQNAYIFIWERRNEIDTSKSLRAFLFRIGYTRALNHFRDTAKFDGEADLTLHESTASTSDSTELNLANAHLNKAIQTLPEKRRAVFELCFLEDLTYRETAETLGISIKTVENQMAHALKAIRAAMQPLRQ